Proteins found in one bacterium genomic segment:
- a CDS encoding acylphosphatase, with the protein MLKVRAHIYVEGLVQGVFFRAFVRSSAINEGVFGWVKNLYDSRVEAVLEGEKEAISRVIDQCRIGPPSAVVRHVEVAWEEYTGEFKRFGIRY; encoded by the coding sequence ATATTGAAGGTCAGAGCCCATATTTATGTAGAGGGCTTAGTCCAGGGGGTCTTTTTCCGCGCCTTTGTCAGGTCTTCGGCTATTAATGAAGGTGTTTTCGGTTGGGTCAAGAATCTCTACGATAGCCGGGTAGAGGCTGTGCTGGAAGGAGAAAAAGAGGCTATCAGTCGTGTTATTGACCAATGTCGCATTGGCCCCCCCTCAGCCGTGGTGAGACACGTAGAGGTTGCTTGGGAAGAATATACCGGTGAATTTAAGAGGTTTGGGATAAGGTATTAA
- a CDS encoding GxxExxY protein, with the protein MILEKALTEQIIGAAIEVHRHLVPGLLESAHEECLSHELNLRGLNFERQRLH; encoded by the coding sequence ATGATTTTAGAAAAGGCGCTTACAGAGCAAATAATTGGGGCAGCAATAGAAGTTCATAGGCATTTAGTCCCTGGTTTATTAGAGTCAGCCCACGAAGAATGCCTTTCTCATGAACTCAATTTGCGTGGTCTAAATTTTGAACGACAGAGACTTCATTAA
- a CDS encoding DUF5678 domain-containing protein: protein MDRVLLKDGVKYGGQYVAIKSFKDRKVVSNGSSPGEAFNEAKKKGIKEPVVFYVPKKGMVQIY from the coding sequence GTGGATCGTGTTTTATTAAAAGACGGTGTAAAATATGGTGGTCAATATGTAGCAATAAAGTCTTTCAAAGACAGAAAGGTTGTCAGTAATGGCAGTAGTCCAGGTGAGGCTTTTAATGAGGCAAAGAAAAAAGGTATAAAGGAGCCGGTAGTCTTTTATGTTCCCAAGAAAGGAATGGTTCAAATCTACTGA